A genomic stretch from Cydia amplana chromosome 1, ilCydAmpl1.1, whole genome shotgun sequence includes:
- the LOC134649527 gene encoding WW domain-containing oxidoreductase, with amino-acid sequence MHNLDSDSEDELPPGWEEKSTEDGSVYFVNTCTTKTQWTHPRTGCKKVIPKELPFGWSKTVDEEGKTLYVQQETGHKTYVDPRLAFAKEEKKHVHDFRQRFDASSTAFQILHGVDLSGKYAMITGCNTGIGYETAKSLARHGCKILLANRNMDATQTAIENIVKETNAAEENLKAIQLDLSSLQSVKKCATMVKTLFSDHLDMLILNAGVFGIPFTETEDNYETTFQVNHLSHLYLAILLEPLLKKGSKVIFVSSESHRFASLKNLFAQQSLSMSKDQYSGMMAYNNSKLFNVITAKVLSEEWKGKGICVNSLHPGNMVYTNLSKSWWLYRLAFMFVRPFTKSWQQAAATTVYVATAAELEGVTGLYFNNCFYCEESALCRDKDIANEVIALSLRMVEQRVGPDGLQKYLQKYCPPSSSVQA; translated from the exons ATGCATAATTTGGATTCAGACAGTGAAGATGAATTGCCACCAGGTTGGGAGGAAAAATCCACCGAAGATGGTAGTGTTTACTTCGTAAA CACATGCACAACCAAAACCCAATGGACTCATCCACGCACaggctgtaagaaagttataccGAAAGAATTGCCCTTTGGGTGGTCGAAAACTGTAGATGAAGAGGGAAAAACTTTATATGTTCAGCAAGAAACTGGTCACAAGACATATGTGGATCCCAGGCTAGCTTTTGCTAAGGAAGAGAAAAAACATGTGCATGATTTCAGGCAGAGGTTTGATGCGTCTTCAACTGCATTTCAA ATTTTACATGGTGTAGATTTATCTGGAAAATATGCCATGATAACGGGCTGCAACACAGGCATTGGTTATGAGACGGCAAAGTCTCTAGCGCGTCATGGATGCAAGATATTACTGGCCAATCGGAATATGGATGCCACACAAACAGCTATAGAAAACATTGTGAAAGAAACAAATGCTGCTGAAGAAAATTTAAAAGCCATCCAGCTTGATTTGTCATCCTTACAAAGTGTGAAAAAGTGTGCAACAATGGTGAAGACATTATTTTCTGA TCATCTTGATATGTTGATACTGAATGCTGGAGTATTTGGTATCCCATTCACAGAGACTGAAGACAACTATGAGACAACATTCCAGGTGAACCATCTCAGCCATCTGTATCTGGCCATCTTATTGGAACCACTACTAAAAAAGGGCTCAAAGGTGATTTTTGTTTCTTCAGAGTCCCATCG TTTTGCCAGCCTAAAGAACTTGTTTGCACAGCAAAGCCTTTCGATGTCTAAGGACCAGTACAGTGGAATGATGGCTTACAACAATTCTAAACTCTTCAACGTTATAACTGCAAAG gTCCTGAGCGAGGAATGGAAAGGCAAAGGCATTTGCGTGAACTCACTTCACCCAGGCAACATGGTGTACACCAACCTGAGCAAGTCTTGGTGGCTATACAGGCTAGCATTCATGTTTGTTCGACCTTTCACCAAGTCTTGG CAACAAGCAGCCGCCACGACAGTGTACGTAGCCACGGCGGCGGAGCTCGAAGGCGTCACGGGCCTGTATTTCAACAACTGCTTTTACTGTGAAGAGTCCGCTTTATGCAGGGACAAGGATATAGCGAATGAAGTCATCGCTTTGTCGCTAAGAATGGTAGAGCAACGCGTAGGCCCCGATGGCCTTCAGAAATATTTGCAGAAATATTGCCCACCTAGTAGTAGTGTTCAGGCTTAA